The following coding sequences lie in one Deltaproteobacteria bacterium genomic window:
- a CDS encoding alpha/beta hydrolase — protein sequence MKIQKVTVNNYQVSLSTSGKGLQKVRKTLVLIHGAGCNHAFWEDQLEAWEGEIDIVAPDLPGHGETDGAALESMEQYAQWLQTLTATLDLSSFILLGHSMGGGIVLRAALDRIPGLEGLVLCSTGARMPVNSWILENAVTHFSETLQLAANYCFPKEAPEAWRRRIASHMATCPPESLYWDFRVCNEWNARDRVHEISLPALILHGDMDMLTPLKFGAFLHENMANSKLVVLDGTGHMPMIERKERFNEEVLSFVRTISGN from the coding sequence GTCAACAACTACCAGGTCAGCCTTTCGACGAGCGGGAAGGGCCTCCAAAAGGTGCGGAAAACATTGGTGCTGATTCACGGAGCGGGCTGCAACCACGCGTTTTGGGAAGACCAGCTCGAGGCCTGGGAGGGTGAGATAGACATCGTGGCTCCCGACCTGCCGGGACACGGCGAAACCGACGGCGCCGCCCTCGAATCCATGGAGCAGTATGCGCAGTGGCTCCAAACATTGACCGCAACGCTGGACCTGTCCTCTTTTATTCTCTTGGGGCATTCCATGGGCGGTGGGATCGTGCTGCGGGCTGCTCTCGACCGTATTCCGGGCCTCGAGGGCCTCGTTCTCTGCTCCACGGGCGCCCGCATGCCCGTCAATTCTTGGATTCTCGAGAACGCGGTGACGCACTTTTCCGAAACCCTGCAGCTTGCGGCCAATTACTGCTTCCCCAAGGAAGCGCCGGAGGCATGGCGGCGGAGAATTGCCTCGCACATGGCGACCTGCCCGCCCGAAAGCCTGTATTGGGATTTCAGGGTTTGCAACGAGTGGAACGCGCGGGATCGCGTGCATGAAATCAGCCTGCCCGCCCTCATCCTGCACGGCGACATGGACATGCTGACTCCCCTGAAATTCGGCGCATTCCTTCACGAGAATATGGCAAACTCCAAGCTGGTGGTATTGGATGGAACGGGCCATATGCCCATGATCGAGCGGAAGGAGCGGTTCAACGAAGAAGTGCTCTCGTTTGTGCGAACGATTTCCGGTAACTGA
- a CDS encoding flavodoxin family protein: MKVVGIAGSLRPKSNTLEYVKTALDVFDKAGFETDLISLRDKRIEPCTGCYDCVKKAYCTIGDDDFDSILEHMRNAEGIILGSPVYLSSVAPQMMALLARATFVAYWNDKFFSGKVGGPITVARRAGHNMAFSQLLLWFFINGVTVPGSTYWNVGVAGAGGARDAHKDEEGMSTVIHFADNMISVMRKIFV, encoded by the coding sequence ATGAAGGTCGTCGGTATCGCGGGAAGCCTGAGACCCAAAAGCAACACCCTTGAATACGTCAAAACGGCTCTGGATGTGTTTGACAAAGCCGGGTTTGAGACGGATCTCATCTCGCTGAGGGACAAGAGGATCGAACCCTGCACCGGCTGCTACGACTGTGTCAAGAAAGCATACTGCACGATCGGGGATGACGATTTCGACTCGATCCTCGAACACATGCGAAACGCGGAAGGGATCATTCTCGGGTCGCCCGTTTACCTTTCGTCCGTGGCGCCTCAGATGATGGCGCTCTTAGCACGGGCCACGTTCGTGGCGTACTGGAACGACAAATTTTTTTCCGGCAAGGTAGGCGGCCCTATCACCGTTGCCAGGCGGGCCGGCCACAACATGGCGTTCTCTCAACTGCTTCTCTGGTTTTTCATCAACGGAGTCACCGTTCCCGGCTCCACCTATTGGAATGTCGGCGTGGCCGGGGCGGGTGGAGCGAGAGACGCGCACAAAGACGAAGAAGGCATGTCCACGGTCATCCATTTCGCCGATAACATGATATCGGTCATGCGTAAGATCTTTGTATGA
- a CDS encoding enoyl-CoA hydratase/isomerase family protein, whose amino-acid sequence MVVSPEDAICRVTISRPRDRNSIHSELMIELHDFMDEVEKTSIRAVVFSGAGETHFIGGADGVEMMQLQPQEAFRFSRRIQALFNRMESSPLVLVAAIDGLCFGGGFEFAMACDLRVASLRSRIGLPEVKVGLIPGGGGTQRLSRLVGFGRALEMILSGRLYKGDEAAALGLVHLVVDHDELDEGVRILLEPVLRQPQFALSLAKRAVYAARTGSVEAGLGLESEQFSHCFEQDFFRNLMREQLKSGALTTSADISHLFPEEEE is encoded by the coding sequence ATGGTTGTTTCACCGGAAGACGCCATCTGCAGGGTCACGATCAGCCGTCCCAGGGACCGCAACTCCATTCATTCCGAACTCATGATCGAACTTCACGATTTCATGGACGAGGTCGAGAAGACCTCCATCCGGGCGGTGGTTTTTTCCGGCGCCGGGGAAACGCATTTCATTGGCGGTGCGGACGGCGTGGAAATGATGCAGCTCCAGCCGCAGGAGGCGTTCCGTTTTTCCCGGCGTATACAGGCCCTGTTCAACCGCATGGAGTCCAGCCCACTCGTTCTGGTGGCCGCCATCGACGGGCTTTGTTTTGGCGGCGGATTCGAATTCGCCATGGCTTGCGACCTGAGAGTGGCTTCTCTCAGATCCCGCATCGGGCTGCCCGAGGTGAAAGTGGGGCTCATACCCGGCGGGGGAGGGACCCAGCGGCTTTCCCGTCTCGTAGGTTTCGGCCGGGCCCTCGAGATGATTCTGAGCGGCCGGCTGTATAAAGGCGACGAAGCCGCGGCCCTGGGACTCGTTCACCTGGTGGTCGACCACGACGAACTCGATGAAGGCGTTCGAATACTTCTCGAGCCCGTTCTACGGCAACCTCAATTCGCTCTGTCGCTGGCGAAACGTGCGGTATACGCGGCCCGCACCGGATCCGTCGAGGCCGGCCTGGGGCTCGAAAGCGAGCAGTTCTCCCACTGTTTCGAGCAGGACTTTTTTCGAAACCTCATGCGGGAACAGCTCAAATCCGGAGCCCTGACCACGTCCGCCGATATTTCGCATCTGTTTCCGGAGGAGGAGGAATGA
- a CDS encoding ABC transporter ATP-binding protein — translation MQDSPLLETKDLTIQFGGNVAVNRVNLRVEPFRLKSIIGPNGAGKTTLFNLISGQYRPTSGRIEFKGKDITAFRPADRTKMGIGRSFQLTNIFPNLSVLENVRLALQSKADIGLIFWKNYRSFAEFEDRAYEFLKQVLLEDAWSREARSLTHGEKRKLEIAILLGLDPEVLLLDEPTAGMSLEEVPAILEIIQRIKAAGNRTILLVEHKFDMIMTVSDSIAVLKEGRLICDDTPEAVSCNEEVLEAYLGGGVVHG, via the coding sequence TTGCAGGATTCACCGCTCCTAGAAACAAAGGACTTGACCATCCAGTTCGGCGGGAACGTGGCAGTGAATCGGGTGAATCTGCGGGTCGAGCCGTTCAGATTGAAATCCATCATAGGACCCAACGGCGCGGGCAAGACCACCCTGTTCAATCTGATCAGCGGCCAATACAGGCCTACGAGCGGCCGCATCGAATTCAAAGGCAAGGACATCACCGCTTTCAGGCCGGCGGACCGGACCAAGATGGGCATAGGTCGCTCGTTTCAGTTGACCAACATTTTTCCGAATTTGAGCGTGTTGGAAAACGTGCGTCTGGCCTTGCAGTCCAAGGCGGATATTGGGCTGATATTCTGGAAAAACTACCGGTCGTTCGCCGAATTCGAGGACCGGGCGTACGAGTTTCTAAAGCAGGTGCTCCTGGAGGACGCCTGGTCGAGGGAAGCGAGAAGCCTTACCCACGGGGAGAAACGTAAGCTCGAGATCGCGATCCTTCTGGGCCTGGACCCGGAGGTCCTGCTGCTGGACGAGCCCACGGCGGGCATGAGCCTCGAGGAAGTGCCCGCCATTCTCGAAATCATTCAGCGGATCAAAGCGGCCGGGAATCGAACGATTCTGCTGGTCGAACACAAATTCGACATGATCATGACGGTGTCGGACTCCATCGCCGTTCTGAAAGAAGGGCGCCTCATCTGCGACGACACTCCCGAAGCCGTGTCCTGCAACGAGGAGGTCCTGGAGGCCTATCTGGGTGGAGGCGTGGTTCATGGCTGA
- a CDS encoding AMP-binding protein, with amino-acid sequence MSGGAPLPVNMVRQYHEKGIVLQQGFGMSEAAPGIATLSKDLAMKKAGSIGRAVFHLEARVVDGDMHEVAPGDVGELVIRGPNLMKEYWNRPEATEEAFAGGWFHTGDLARMDEDGDLYIVERKKDMFISGGENVYPAEVENVIYENPKVAEVAVIGVKDEKWGEVGCAVVVPKPGQSLTAEEILGPLKGRLAKYKIPKSVVLADRLPRNAAGKVLKTVLREKQS; translated from the coding sequence ATGAGCGGCGGGGCGCCGTTGCCCGTAAATATGGTTCGGCAATATCACGAAAAGGGGATTGTGCTGCAGCAGGGCTTCGGAATGAGCGAGGCCGCCCCCGGCATTGCCACGCTGAGCAAGGACTTGGCCATGAAGAAGGCGGGCTCCATCGGACGCGCGGTGTTCCACCTCGAAGCCCGGGTGGTGGATGGCGACATGCACGAGGTGGCGCCGGGAGACGTCGGGGAACTCGTCATTCGAGGGCCGAATCTTATGAAGGAGTACTGGAACCGACCCGAGGCCACGGAAGAAGCCTTTGCCGGGGGATGGTTTCACACCGGCGATCTCGCGCGCATGGACGAGGACGGCGATCTCTATATCGTGGAACGCAAGAAGGACATGTTCATTTCCGGGGGCGAGAACGTATACCCCGCCGAGGTGGAAAACGTCATCTACGAAAACCCCAAAGTGGCTGAAGTGGCCGTCATCGGCGTGAAAGATGAGAAATGGGGCGAAGTGGGCTGCGCCGTGGTTGTTCCAAAGCCGGGCCAGTCCCTTACGGCGGAGGAAATTCTCGGTCCCCTGAAAGGAAGGTTGGCCAAGTACAAGATACCCAAAAGCGTGGTCCTGGCGGATCGCCTCCCGAGAAACGCCGCGGGGAAGGTGCTCAAGACCGTGCTGAGGGAAAAGCAGTCCTGA
- a CDS encoding substrate-binding domain-containing protein yields the protein MRRNGMRIGALTKVIALAVMILVLAGGSALAADPIKIAQVVGITGPLEAYAKQSVTGFKMGVEYATKGTFEVLGRPIEIIVKDTQMKPDVGKQLLTEAFKDDNVDLAVGGVSSAVAGAMLPVAEEFKKILIVEPAVADSITGKAWNRYIFRTGRNSSQDAISNAVAIAKPGVVIATLAQDYAFGRDGVAAYKEAAIALGAKVVHEEYAPIQTTDFTAPVQRIIQAMKDEQGDKYLFIVWAGKGNPFKIVDMKIQEKYGIKITTGGNILDALKGYKPLEGMEGAGYYYYENPKNEINDWLVTEHIKRFNSPPDFFTCGGMSAGIAVVEALSKAGSTDTEALIKTMEGMHFFTPKGEMVFRAEDHQALQSMYHFKIVVKPDVEWAVPELVRELTWKDMDIPIRNK from the coding sequence ATGAGGAGGAACGGTATGAGAATCGGAGCCCTTACAAAGGTGATCGCGCTGGCTGTGATGATATTGGTTTTGGCCGGAGGTTCCGCCCTGGCGGCCGATCCGATCAAAATCGCCCAGGTCGTGGGAATCACGGGACCTCTCGAGGCCTATGCCAAGCAATCCGTCACGGGTTTCAAGATGGGCGTGGAGTATGCCACCAAAGGAACCTTCGAGGTGCTGGGCCGGCCCATTGAAATCATTGTGAAAGACACGCAAATGAAGCCGGACGTGGGCAAGCAACTCCTAACCGAAGCGTTCAAAGACGACAACGTGGATCTGGCGGTGGGTGGGGTTTCTTCCGCGGTGGCCGGCGCCATGTTGCCCGTGGCCGAGGAATTCAAGAAGATTCTGATCGTCGAGCCGGCGGTGGCCGATTCCATCACTGGCAAGGCATGGAACCGCTACATCTTCCGAACCGGGCGCAACTCGTCGCAAGACGCCATCTCGAACGCCGTCGCCATTGCAAAGCCCGGTGTTGTGATTGCAACATTGGCTCAGGACTATGCTTTCGGAAGGGATGGAGTGGCCGCCTACAAGGAAGCTGCGATAGCCCTGGGCGCCAAAGTCGTGCACGAGGAATACGCGCCCATCCAAACCACGGACTTCACCGCTCCGGTGCAGCGCATTATCCAGGCCATGAAGGACGAGCAAGGAGACAAGTATCTCTTCATCGTGTGGGCCGGGAAAGGCAATCCGTTCAAAATCGTGGACATGAAGATCCAAGAGAAGTACGGCATCAAAATCACCACGGGGGGCAACATCCTGGACGCGCTGAAGGGGTATAAACCCCTCGAGGGCATGGAAGGGGCGGGTTACTATTATTACGAAAACCCCAAGAACGAAATCAACGACTGGCTTGTAACGGAACATATCAAACGTTTCAACAGCCCGCCCGACTTCTTCACTTGCGGCGGTATGTCCGCCGGCATTGCGGTGGTCGAGGCCCTGTCCAAGGCGGGGAGCACGGACACGGAAGCCCTGATCAAGACCATGGAAGGCATGCATTTCTTCACGCCTAAAGGGGAAATGGTCTTCCGCGCCGAAGATCACCAGGCCCTGCAGTCCATGTACCACTTCAAGATCGTGGTAAAACCCGACGTCGAATGGGCCGTTCCTGAACTGGTTCGGGAACTGACCTGGAAAGACATGGATATTCCCATTCGGAACAAGTAA